The region GCAAACATGTTATTTCTGCTTATAAAAATGTGTTTACAACTATGAGCAGAACAAAACATCTTATTGAGGATAAGTGTTACCCTTCAAGTCAGGCTTGCACTCCACCTTTGTCTTTAATAGTCCAAACCTGGAAGCATACTCATCAATTAGGGACTGAGAGCAATCAGCCCATGGTTAAAAATGGAACAAATGATGAAGGATACATTAAATAACTGGAAAGATTGTTCAGTAGGAGATAATCTAGGACCTAAGATATTGAGTATCCAATAACTTGGTTAGAAATCACAACAATAAACCCCtccaatatataaatattatgcaaGCTGAAATAAGAAATGTCTATGGAATAAATATGGTATTTTTCAAAGTTTGAAGGTGTTTAAAGAAGGATAAAACCACTGTATTATGAAATTGTTTACATGTTAGGATATAGAAATAACTCAAAATAATGTTCTCAGGCCATTCCACAAAGTCATTTAAGAAAGCAATGTGTGCCATGCTCTACAATATCACCACAATTGTAGTCTTGCATACCATTCCTAAGCAACGGCAAGATGCAAATGTCAATTCCacttctaaaattccaacaactaattttttgttggaataaatttataaaataaaataagtttgtaatattatgatagtaaCTTTCGAGGAAAATctatgtatatcatttgttttgcatttAAATTAAGAACGATGAAttccactttttttttaatgatgaaTTGCAGTATCATTCAGCCGTCCATTGCTTTCAGATTTACCATTGGCATCAGTTAGCACACCATCGTTGCCATGAAGAATTAATTGCCTAAAGTCTAGGTTGTTGAAAGCAATTGCCATAAACCTCACATATCAGTGCAACATAACAGTCAAATTCAGCAAAATGTCATCATTTGACAAAATACAAATCAATACcagaataatttttaaaccACGTACGCACTAAAGcactctaaaaataattcatcACAATGAAGGGAATTGGATATAAGAAATGCAGGGTAGTATAGGgcaatatatattcattagaacaaagacaacaaaatataataggaGTTGGTGAGggcaaaatataattattcatTAGAACAGAGAAATCAAAAGATAAAGCAGTATCCATATCATTCTAGAGTAAGGCCAGTTCACATTAAATCATTCTGGTTCCAAATATATCCTAAACTTGCACGGTTGGAGGCTTTCAGCTTATTACAATTCAAATGATTATATGTTGCATAGCTCAAAGCTTCTTATAACAAATGCATGCCCTCTAAGATTGTTCAGATACTAATACTGCTCACCTCAAGCGCAAACAGTGGTGCCTCaggccccccccccccacctgCACGAGCGCCCCGCCGCTCAAATCCAAAAATGCACAGGAGGTGATGTTAGATACGCATAGGGCAAACCTTGAACCAAGGCAGTAGGAGCTCTACAGGGAAGAAGGTCACCTGAGCGAAGGAGTCGCTGAGGGAGTGTGCAAGGTCGGTGGAGACGACGATGGTGGGGTGACCGTTGTTGGCAAAGCGCAAAGCCAGCGACCCCGCGTAGCTCGTCTTCACGACCCCACCCTTCCCCCCAAGCTCGTCATCCCGGCGAGAGAGAGGGCCACGGCTGCCGGCGAGGAAGAGGGACGCAAGGAGGGGCGATGGAGGgcaccgggagagggagagatcgaCGGCGGGCTGAGGGGCGGCGACCGAGGGGgaggcgcgacggcgacagcgagccgagggagcggcggcggtgacggcggggTGAGGGGCAGCATCGCGATGTCTAACAGGCGCGATGAGGGGCAAGGGGCGCGTGGGGGCGGTCATCGATCGTGCGTGGGCGGTTAATTGCAGGGCTTGATCatcatccccaacagctcatctattcCATCCTCTATTCTAGAAATAGAGAGgatgaaaagtaaaatttgagatctatttttggatgtcatccatattaggagagagaaactctatagttagatgttctctctccaatcctctaaATAGATATGGAggataacatatatatagatgatctgctggagtacaaagagatatgaaagatgaaagtgttttagatgatcatccaaatgaagatatggatgaccaaatttagatgagcagttggggatgctcttagaagGTTAATCCAACTACCGTTAGATGGATAGATCTAACGGTTAAGAAACATCTGTGTAAAGGTGTACCTAAGAAAGAATAAACtgctcttttttatattagtttagaCTATATTATGACTAGCACAATGTTAATGAATCGTTCCATGTAAAGTTTTAATACAATACATgtcatatatgtgtgtatcagttgttttttatgattgaatctattactaaatgtatttaattataacttacattttACTTACTTTTTTACAATAATTACATTTCAATTTAAAGTTGtggtaaataataattacataagttttttaagtaAGATGAATTGTCAAACGTGTTGCAAAAAAGTAATAACATTTCATGTGACTCTGTGGGAGGTTCACGCTCTCCATGCTCATGCATGGATTTGCAAATTTGTCGTCGAGTTGTGCATGCACAAAGCACCGAATGCATTTCGTGTGCGCGGCGGTGCCGCCCCACTAATCGCCATTGATTTTGGCTACAGGGCACTAGAAATTCTGGGAACAAATCCAATGCAGGGATTTTTCTCTTGCatattgcaatttgcaatCCCCCTCCCACCCATTCTCCACGGGGGATATTTTCCTAGTACCATTTGGAAGCATGGGCTGGGTAGTTAAGCAACTAGGTTTCTCCACCCATTGCTCCCAACGATAGCTAATATTAGGAGAACACACAACATGATTTGTGTACTAAAATgccaataatttaaaataaaaagcaaaaataagataaaatcatataaaaattgcTGCAATTCATGCAATGaacaaaatgaataaaaatcatatagggtttagggtttagggtttagggtttagggttagggtttagggttagggtttagggtttagggtttaggtttagggttagggtttagggttagggtttagggtttagggtttagggtttagggtttagggttagggtttagggtttagggtttagggttagggttagggttttagggtttagggtttagggtttagggtttagggtttagggtttagggtttagggttttagggttagggtttggttagggtagggtttagggtttagggtttagggtttagggtttagggtttagggtttagggtttagggtttagggtttagggttttagggtttagggtttagggtttagggtttagggtttagggtttagggtttagggttagggt is a window of Oryza brachyantha chromosome 8, ObraRS2, whole genome shotgun sequence DNA encoding:
- the LOC107304774 gene encoding ATPase ARSA1-like isoform X1 encodes the protein MTAPTRPLPLIAPVRHRDAAPHPAVTAAAPSARCRRRASPSVAAPQPAVDLSLSRCPPSPLLASLFLAGSRGPLSRRDDELGGKGGVVKTSYAGSLALRFANNGHPTIVVSTDLAHSLSDSFAQVGGGGLRHHCLRLRFGLLKTKVECKPDLKVAYT
- the LOC107304774 gene encoding ATPase ARSA1-like isoform X2, producing the protein MTAPTRPLPLIAPVRHRDAAPHPAVTAAAPSARCRRRASPSVAAPQPAVDLSLSRCPPSPLLASLFLAGSRGPLSRRDDELGGKGGVVKTSYAGSLALRFANNGHPTIVVSTDLAHSLSDSFAQVGGGGLRHHCLRLRFGLLKTKVECKPDLKDS